One region of Streptomyces sp. CG4 genomic DNA includes:
- a CDS encoding ATP-binding protein, with protein sequence MNLEISTPTNELSQRLSSTARGARLARRLTGTQLATWGYPHDSDISHTAQLLVAELAANAVTHGRVPGRDFELKLTLLPEKDTLRIEVSDTREDRELRFLDGGLEDENGRGLVVVFVLSARWGVAERAVGKTVWAELPLSPRQRSRQGSRQGSRPHPGTARPCPRRPAPEG encoded by the coding sequence GTGAATCTGGAAATCTCCACCCCCACAAATGAACTCAGCCAACGGCTCAGCTCCACTGCACGGGGCGCCCGCCTGGCCCGTCGCCTCACCGGGACCCAGCTCGCCACCTGGGGATACCCGCACGACAGCGACATCAGCCACACTGCTCAGCTCCTCGTGGCCGAACTCGCCGCGAACGCCGTCACCCATGGTCGTGTGCCGGGCCGGGACTTCGAGCTGAAGCTGACGCTGCTGCCGGAGAAGGACACCTTGCGTATCGAGGTGAGCGACACCCGGGAGGACCGGGAACTGCGCTTTCTGGACGGTGGGTTGGAGGACGAGAACGGCCGCGGACTGGTCGTCGTGTTCGTACTGTCGGCACGGTGGGGCGTGGCCGAGCGCGCCGTGGGCAAGACGGTCTGGGCCGAACTCCCGCTCAGCCCGCGACAGCGCTCGCGGCAGGGCTCGCGTCAGGGCTCGCGCCCGCACCCCGGCACTGCGCGACCGTGTCCGCGAAGGCCCGCGCCGGAGGGCTGA